A window of Pedobacter lusitanus contains these coding sequences:
- the gcvH gene encoding glycine cleavage system protein GcvH produces the protein MNFPSELKYTKDHEWVRVEGNEAFIGITDFAQRELGDIVYIDINTVGEEVSKDDVFGSVEAVKTVSDLFMPVTATVLEINAALNDSPELVNTDPYGEGWMVKVTLTDAAQVAELLDAAAYQTLVGA, from the coding sequence ATGAATTTTCCATCAGAACTAAAGTACACTAAAGACCACGAATGGGTTAGAGTTGAAGGTAATGAAGCCTTTATTGGTATAACTGACTTCGCACAACGCGAATTAGGTGATATCGTTTATATCGATATCAATACTGTAGGTGAGGAAGTAAGTAAAGATGATGTTTTTGGCAGTGTTGAAGCTGTTAAAACAGTTTCAGATTTATTTATGCCTGTTACTGCTACTGTATTAGAAATTAATGCTGCATTGAACGATAGTCCGGAATTAGTGAATACTGATCCTTACGGAGAAGGCTGGATGGTAAAAGTAACACTTACTGATGCTGCTCAGGTAGCTGAATTGTTAGATGCTGCTGCTTACCAGACTTTAGTTGGTGCTTAA
- a CDS encoding VanZ family protein gives MNKIKVFSQQRLALLWTVFILILCTMKMPDSIGESGFFFTGFDKMVHLGFFFVLTILLFYGETKNQRSYNFGILTVFKILLLTFALGGAIELIQLRFFTYRSAEWWDLGSDMIGVFMGIFAYVFLNKSNYNEKES, from the coding sequence ATGAATAAAATCAAAGTATTTTCACAACAACGCCTTGCCCTTTTATGGACGGTGTTTATATTAATCCTTTGTACAATGAAAATGCCTGATTCAATTGGTGAATCGGGCTTTTTCTTTACAGGATTTGATAAGATGGTCCATTTAGGCTTTTTCTTTGTGTTAACTATTCTATTGTTTTACGGTGAAACCAAAAATCAGCGCAGCTATAATTTTGGTATTTTAACTGTCTTCAAAATCCTGTTGCTTACTTTCGCACTGGGAGGAGCAATTGAACTGATACAACTCAGATTCTTTACCTACAGATCTGCAGAATGGTGGGATCTGGGGTCGGATATGATCGGGGTATTTATGGGTATATTTGCTTATGTGTTTTTAAATAAATCCAACTATAATGAAAAGGAAAGTTAG
- the sprA gene encoding cell surface protein SprA, whose amino-acid sequence MRNTFTLIILLIFSFWGQQAFSQVNPEDRNADTTRNNFGLKEKQRLGIRQPYNSFSPLPDNIKREVEFDAVNKRYIIREKVGGRYFNPPQYLTIEEYQRLVNSEIKRDNWRIISNAEANEIRQTGVIPSLTVNNPAFEKIFGGNQISIQPRGEAELTFLGRRNKNENPLFNEQQRVQSNFDFNQRIQMDLVGNIGTKLKLNMNYNTEAQFDFENQIKLDYTGGEDDIIKKIEAGNVSLPLSTSLITGTQALFGVKTQLQFGKLNVTTVFTQQKSQSRELQISNGAQHNEYRLGGDNYEANKHYFLAKFFRDNYNKAMMNAPNLLSGVNITKVEVWITNKTGNTQDSRDVLGLMDLGENQPYNALFTGGSAYSAAPSGFVLQGVRQSNDILSKLPPGARQTNSNDVISYFQANKGTDNYAKLTYARKLQDREYTFHSQLGYVSLNNALNSDEVLAVVFRYTYNGVEYQVGEFSTDVPFDPANPKVLFAKLLKNETTKTNLPTWNLMMKNIYSIGGYQISPQNFKLDIFRLDNESGIERPVMSEGMNTMNKLWINLTGLDRLNQQNDRKPDGVFDFQAEDKPFTSTTSGIAPTSVGSIGNIGNTGTNGNGGMAAFATNMSKGYITIDPLNGRIIFPVIEPFGRDLAAQFSPGEQNLIDKYTYTALYDSTKVVAQQLFTKQNRYIIKGVYQSQVASEFSLNSINVPEGSVKVFSGTIPLQEGVDFTVDYQGGRVRIINTGVLLSGQAIRITTENNELFGLQQRSLFGTRLDYKVNNKLNLGATYMNLSEKPLTPKVNIGEEPISNTIWGMDLNYSTSSRFLTKMVDRLPFISTKAPSKFSFSGEFAQLVPGHPKALNSAGDKGGVSYLDDFEASRSVIDLKSAIAWQISGTPQLFQEAELTNNLAYGYNRARLAFYNIDPTFYNRTASNIPNSLRNNKTELSNHYVREIIEQEVFPFKETPTGQAVSLPTLNLAFYPTKRGPYNYATSGFNSNGDLLNPRSRWGGIFRRIETNDFQALNIEYIELWVMDPNIYKTNGTGGDLYFNIGNISEDILKDGRKSLENGLPADGDPAKFDETAWGRVPKLQPVVQAFDNDPAARRAQDVGLDGLGDNDEQNKFAPVISQIVPQLTPAAAGELRGDPSSDNYTYFRGPQLDQENAGILKRYEKYNGTDGNSKTSQQSLQELGIDNSASTSLPDGEDVNRDNNMTQSDEYFQYKVSMRKGDLEVGKNYVTDAVTSQVKLANGQTQPVTWYQIRIPLSDYQQKVGNIQDFKSIRFFRMFLTNFEDTTILRFAKIQLVRGEWRKYNDQNIGTQLITDPALNNTVTPDNSTIEISTVNIEENGKRSPIPYVVPPGIQRELDFNNYRTNTRLNEQSLSFIVRNLRDGYGRATFKTALNDFRSYKRLEMFVHLEALGNTVVNNGDLSAFIRIGTDNQDNYYEYSQPLVVTQPNTSDPYAIWPDANKIDIQLSLFQDIKLARNRATGPTGGMWDITKPFSYVIDGKTITIKGQPDMSQVKVYMLGVKNPLKIVSAPGMDDGLDKTGQVWFNELRLTEFDERGGWAAAARMNAQLADFAEVNISGSKSTIGFGSLDKRVSERNRSDNTFFDISSSMELGKFFPKKSGIKIPTYISYSKQVSTPQYDPRMPDIELKTSLKNASAEEKKAILEYAQDYTTRNSVNFTNVHKERTDPTKTPKLWDIENFSGTYSYTKILHHDFINESSIQKTYFGSLAYNYSGRSKNYRPFDKLIKSNLLTILKDINFSPMPTAINFRIDVNRFYSENSLRNNDPGNTIPINTTYNKNFLITRVYAISWNLTKSLTLDFDATNYSIIDEPEGRINGLKRDTVWQNLLRLGRTTDYSHNMNITYALPINKIPGLDWINVATRYGTNFSWQTEPLSTLRDPLINLGNTIQNARTVQINPTLNFTSLYNKFGALRRAKNDEGGPGILLSLLTSIKNINAAYTQTKGIFLPGYLPTTDYFGIDKFSGAPGLGFVFGSQRDIRDMAINNGWITRDTLQTKLYVNTMREDLSITSVLEPFRDFRITLTANKNRTMNYSTNFRYDNTSQAFRNLSPSTMGDYSISFITLGTAFSENPGTTFSKLFSQFMANRSVISQRLGALNPNSQGVSGGFADGYDKNSQDVIISSFIAAYTGQDAAKVSLNSLPKIPLPNWRINYGGLTRWNFLGDYFKSIDLRHSYRSIYSVNGFNSLIRYQETDGFVSSRADDKNFLPFYQYSQVTIAEQFAPLIGIDTRLKNNLTANFEMGRTRLLGLSLANSQLAQLSENNLVFGIGYRTTKFRFPFGLFKQMKMDNNMDFKLDISIRDNKTVIYRADISTAEISSGAKNITYRPSVDYILNQRFNIKVFYDSNITKPYTSQSFNTSFSNFGFSLRITLN is encoded by the coding sequence TTGAGAAACACTTTTACATTAATCATTCTACTGATTTTTTCCTTTTGGGGACAACAAGCTTTCTCACAAGTGAATCCGGAGGACCGCAATGCGGATACCACCCGGAATAACTTTGGGCTGAAAGAAAAACAACGGCTGGGGATTCGTCAGCCCTATAATTCATTTTCTCCGCTACCTGATAATATTAAAAGGGAAGTGGAGTTTGATGCCGTAAATAAACGTTATATCATCAGAGAAAAAGTAGGCGGCAGATATTTTAATCCTCCTCAGTATCTGACTATAGAAGAATACCAGCGCCTGGTCAATTCTGAAATTAAAAGGGATAACTGGCGTATAATTTCCAACGCAGAGGCAAATGAGATACGTCAGACAGGGGTAATTCCAAGTCTGACTGTCAATAATCCTGCATTTGAAAAAATATTCGGAGGCAATCAGATCAGTATACAGCCCAGAGGTGAAGCAGAATTAACCTTTTTAGGCCGCAGAAATAAAAATGAAAATCCGCTGTTTAACGAACAGCAGAGAGTGCAGAGCAATTTCGATTTCAACCAGAGAATTCAGATGGATCTGGTAGGAAACATCGGAACGAAATTAAAGCTCAATATGAATTATAATACCGAAGCTCAATTTGATTTTGAGAATCAGATCAAGCTGGATTATACAGGTGGGGAAGATGATATTATCAAGAAAATAGAAGCTGGTAACGTAAGTCTGCCTTTAAGTACTTCACTGATTACCGGGACGCAGGCCCTTTTTGGGGTGAAGACACAATTACAGTTTGGAAAACTGAATGTAACCACTGTCTTTACCCAGCAGAAGTCACAATCCAGGGAACTGCAGATCAGTAATGGGGCCCAGCATAATGAGTACCGGCTGGGAGGTGATAATTATGAAGCAAACAAACATTATTTCTTAGCAAAATTCTTCAGGGATAACTATAACAAAGCCATGATGAATGCACCCAATCTGTTATCGGGTGTAAACATTACCAAGGTAGAGGTGTGGATTACGAATAAGACCGGAAATACGCAGGATTCAAGAGACGTTTTAGGTTTAATGGATCTTGGAGAAAATCAACCTTATAATGCTTTATTCACAGGCGGATCAGCCTATTCTGCAGCACCATCAGGATTTGTCCTTCAGGGTGTAAGACAGTCTAACGATATCCTGAGTAAGTTACCTCCGGGAGCCAGACAAACTAATTCAAACGATGTTATTTCTTATTTTCAGGCTAATAAAGGAACGGATAACTATGCCAAGTTAACCTATGCCCGTAAACTGCAGGACAGGGAATATACTTTTCATTCTCAGCTGGGATATGTTTCCCTGAACAATGCATTGAATTCTGATGAGGTTCTGGCGGTAGTTTTCCGTTATACCTACAACGGTGTGGAATATCAGGTGGGTGAATTTTCAACTGATGTACCTTTTGATCCGGCCAATCCAAAAGTTCTTTTTGCAAAATTACTAAAAAACGAAACGACCAAAACGAATCTGCCAACCTGGAATCTGATGATGAAAAACATCTATTCTATCGGTGGTTACCAGATCAGCCCTCAAAACTTTAAACTGGATATCTTCCGTCTGGATAATGAAAGTGGTATTGAAAGACCTGTCATGTCAGAAGGAATGAATACCATGAATAAATTGTGGATCAACCTGACCGGGTTAGACAGGCTGAACCAGCAGAATGACCGTAAACCGGATGGAGTATTTGATTTCCAGGCAGAAGATAAACCGTTTACCAGTACAACCAGTGGTATTGCACCAACTTCTGTTGGCAGTATTGGAAATATAGGCAATACCGGCACTAACGGGAATGGTGGAATGGCTGCTTTTGCAACTAATATGAGCAAGGGTTATATCACGATAGATCCGCTGAACGGACGTATTATATTTCCGGTAATAGAGCCATTTGGAAGAGATCTGGCAGCTCAGTTTAGTCCGGGAGAACAGAACCTGATTGATAAGTATACTTATACTGCATTATATGACTCTACAAAGGTCGTGGCGCAGCAGCTTTTCACCAAACAGAACCGGTATATTATTAAAGGGGTATATCAGTCACAGGTAGCCTCGGAGTTCAGCCTGAACTCCATTAATGTTCCGGAAGGATCTGTAAAAGTGTTTTCAGGTACTATTCCGCTTCAGGAAGGTGTTGATTTTACCGTGGATTATCAGGGTGGAAGGGTAAGAATTATTAATACGGGTGTATTACTTTCCGGTCAGGCCATCAGGATTACAACAGAGAACAATGAATTATTTGGTTTGCAGCAGCGTTCTTTGTTTGGAACCAGGCTGGACTATAAGGTTAACAACAAGCTGAATTTAGGGGCAACTTATATGAACCTTTCCGAGAAGCCGTTAACTCCAAAAGTTAATATAGGTGAAGAACCAATCTCCAATACGATCTGGGGTATGGATCTGAACTATAGTACTTCCTCAAGGTTTTTAACAAAAATGGTTGATCGCCTGCCATTTATTTCAACCAAGGCACCTTCAAAATTCTCTTTCTCAGGAGAGTTTGCCCAGCTGGTACCGGGCCATCCCAAAGCGTTAAACAGTGCCGGAGATAAAGGCGGGGTAAGTTATCTGGATGACTTTGAAGCTTCACGTTCTGTAATTGATTTAAAGAGTGCAATTGCCTGGCAGATTTCAGGTACGCCGCAGCTTTTTCAGGAAGCAGAGTTAACCAATAACCTGGCTTATGGATATAACAGGGCCAGACTGGCTTTTTATAATATCGATCCTACATTTTATAACAGAACGGCTTCGAATATTCCCAATAGTTTAAGGAATAACAAAACAGAATTATCGAATCACTATGTCAGAGAGATTATAGAGCAGGAAGTTTTTCCGTTCAAAGAAACTCCGACAGGTCAGGCGGTTTCATTACCTACCCTGAATCTTGCATTTTATCCGACTAAACGCGGACCTTATAATTATGCGACCAGTGGTTTTAACAGTAATGGTGATTTATTGAATCCCAGATCACGCTGGGGTGGAATATTCAGAAGAATTGAAACCAACGATTTCCAGGCCTTAAATATTGAGTATATAGAGCTGTGGGTGATGGACCCTAATATCTATAAGACTAATGGTACTGGAGGGGATCTGTATTTTAACATTGGTAATATCTCAGAAGATATTCTGAAAGACGGAAGAAAATCACTGGAAAATGGTCTTCCGGCTGATGGTGATCCGGCAAAATTTGATGAAACAGCCTGGGGAAGAGTTCCCAAGTTACAACCCGTAGTTCAGGCATTTGATAATGATCCGGCTGCCCGCAGAGCGCAGGATGTTGGTTTGGACGGATTGGGTGATAACGATGAGCAAAATAAGTTTGCCCCGGTGATCAGTCAGATTGTACCGCAACTGACTCCGGCAGCAGCAGGTGAATTAAGAGGTGACCCAAGTTCTGATAACTATACTTATTTCAGAGGCCCTCAGCTGGATCAGGAAAATGCAGGAATCCTGAAGCGCTATGAGAAATATAACGGAACAGACGGCAACTCAAAAACATCTCAGCAATCTTTACAGGAACTGGGAATTGATAATTCTGCATCTACTTCTCTGCCGGATGGTGAAGATGTAAACAGGGATAATAACATGACACAGTCTGATGAGTATTTTCAGTACAAGGTGTCTATGCGTAAAGGTGACCTTGAAGTTGGAAAAAACTATGTGACTGATGCGGTAACTTCACAGGTGAAACTGGCTAACGGACAAACACAGCCTGTTACCTGGTATCAGATCCGTATCCCTTTGTCAGATTATCAGCAAAAAGTAGGAAACATACAGGACTTTAAATCCATCAGATTTTTCAGAATGTTCCTGACTAATTTTGAGGATACCACCATTTTAAGATTTGCCAAAATTCAGCTGGTAAGAGGGGAATGGAGAAAATATAATGATCAGAATATCGGTACTCAGCTGATCACTGATCCGGCGCTGAATAATACGGTTACTCCTGATAACTCAACTATCGAAATCAGTACGGTAAATATTGAGGAAAATGGAAAACGTTCTCCTATTCCTTATGTGGTTCCGCCGGGTATTCAGAGAGAACTGGATTTCAATAATTACAGAACCAATACCAGGTTAAATGAGCAGTCACTGTCTTTCATTGTCAGAAATCTGCGTGATGGTTATGGGCGTGCAACTTTTAAAACTGCCTTAAATGATTTCAGATCATACAAGAGACTTGAAATGTTTGTCCATCTGGAAGCTTTGGGTAATACGGTGGTTAATAATGGAGACCTGAGTGCATTTATCCGTATCGGAACTGATAATCAGGATAACTATTATGAATATTCACAGCCACTGGTGGTTACACAGCCTAATACCAGTGATCCTTATGCGATCTGGCCGGATGCCAATAAAATAGATATTCAGCTATCTCTTTTCCAGGATATCAAACTTGCCCGTAACAGAGCTACCGGACCAACCGGGGGGATGTGGGATATAACCAAGCCTTTCTCTTATGTGATCGATGGCAAGACCATTACCATCAAGGGACAACCGGATATGAGTCAGGTGAAGGTATATATGCTCGGTGTGAAAAATCCTTTAAAGATTGTTTCGGCTCCGGGTATGGATGATGGTCTGGATAAAACCGGACAGGTCTGGTTTAATGAGCTCAGGTTAACTGAATTTGATGAACGGGGCGGTTGGGCTGCGGCAGCGAGAATGAATGCACAGCTTGCTGATTTTGCCGAGGTTAATATTTCCGGAAGTAAATCGACTATAGGTTTTGGTTCACTGGATAAAAGAGTCAGTGAAAGAAACAGGTCTGATAATACTTTCTTTGATATTTCTTCAAGTATGGAGCTGGGTAAATTCTTCCCTAAAAAATCCGGTATAAAAATTCCAACCTATATCAGTTATTCCAAACAGGTAAGTACCCCTCAGTATGATCCGAGAATGCCGGATATAGAATTGAAAACTTCCTTAAAGAATGCATCTGCTGAGGAGAAAAAAGCTATACTGGAATATGCACAGGATTATACCACGCGTAATAGTGTCAACTTTACGAATGTGCATAAAGAACGTACTGATCCAACAAAAACACCTAAGCTCTGGGATATAGAGAACTTTAGCGGAACGTACTCGTATACTAAAATCCTGCATCATGATTTTATCAATGAAAGCTCGATACAGAAAACATATTTTGGTTCCCTGGCTTATAATTATTCCGGACGGTCAAAAAATTACAGACCTTTTGATAAACTGATCAAATCGAATCTGCTGACCATATTAAAGGATATTAATTTTAGTCCGATGCCAACAGCCATTAATTTCAGAATTGATGTGAACCGTTTTTATTCAGAGAACAGTCTGAGAAATAATGATCCGGGCAATACCATCCCGATCAATACGACCTACAATAAAAACTTTCTGATCACCAGGGTCTATGCAATTTCATGGAACCTGACCAAATCACTGACTCTTGATTTTGATGCAACAAATTACTCGATAATAGATGAACCTGAAGGTCGTATTAATGGACTGAAAAGAGATACGGTATGGCAGAATCTGCTGCGTCTGGGACGTACTACTGATTACAGCCATAATATGAATATTACCTATGCGCTGCCAATCAATAAGATCCCGGGACTGGACTGGATTAATGTGGCTACACGTTATGGAACCAACTTCAGCTGGCAGACAGAACCGCTTTCCACACTGAGAGATCCACTGATCAATCTTGGAAATACAATTCAGAATGCAAGAACAGTTCAGATCAATCCGACGCTGAATTTTACGAGTCTGTATAATAAATTCGGTGCGTTAAGAAGAGCTAAAAATGATGAAGGGGGACCGGGTATCCTGCTAAGTCTGTTAACCAGTATCAAGAATATTAATGCGGCCTATACACAGACCAAGGGGATATTCCTGCCGGGTTATTTACCTACAACTGATTATTTTGGAATTGATAAGTTTTCTGGTGCACCGGGGCTTGGTTTTGTATTTGGCAGTCAGCGTGACATCAGGGATATGGCTATCAATAACGGATGGATTACCAGGGATACTCTGCAAACCAAATTATATGTAAATACCATGAGAGAGGACTTAAGTATAACCAGTGTGCTGGAGCCTTTCCGCGATTTCAGAATTACACTGACGGCCAATAAAAACAGGACGATGAATTATTCTACCAATTTCAGGTATGATAATACTAGTCAGGCCTTCCGTAATCTGAGCCCTTCTACCATGGGAGATTACAGTATCTCGTTTATCACTCTGGGAACAGCATTTTCTGAAAATCCAGGGACTACGTTTTCTAAACTGTTCAGCCAGTTTATGGCCAACAGGTCTGTTATTTCACAGCGTTTAGGTGCATTAAACCCGAACTCTCAGGGAGTATCCGGCGGCTTTGCTGATGGTTACGATAAAAATTCTCAGGATGTAATTATATCTTCATTCATTGCAGCTTATACGGGGCAGGATGCGGCTAAGGTCAGCCTGAATTCATTGCCTAAAATTCCATTGCCTAACTGGCGGATTAATTATGGTGGATTAACCAGATGGAACTTCCTTGGGGATTATTTTAAATCTATTGATTTAAGACATTCATACCGCTCTATCTATAGTGTGAATGGCTTTAATTCTCTGATTCGTTATCAGGAAACTGATGGCTTTGTAAGCAGCAGGGCTGACGATAAAAACTTCCTTCCTTTTTATCAGTATTCACAGGTTACGATTGCCGAGCAGTTTGCTCCGCTGATTGGAATTGACACCCGTTTGAAAAATAACCTTACGGCCAATTTTGAGATGGGCAGAACCCGTTTACTGGGACTGAGTCTGGCTAACAGTCAGCTTGCGCAGTTATCTGAGAATAACCTGGTTTTTGGAATTGGTTACCGGACTACTAAATTCAGGTTCCCTTTTGGTTTGTTCAAACAAATGAAAATGGATAATAATATGGATTTCAAACTGGATATTTCTATCAGGGATAACAAAACAGTGATTTACAGAGCGGACATCTCTACTGCTGAGATTTCTTCGGGAGCCAAGAATATCACTTACAGACCGAGTGTGGATTATATCCTGAACCAGCGGTTCAACATTAAGGTTTTCTATGATTCAAACATTACCAAACCTTATACATCTCAGTCTTTCAATACTTCATTCAGTAATTTTGGATTTAGTCTGAGAATCACGCTGAATTAA